One genomic region from Marinobacter szutsaonensis encodes:
- a CDS encoding adenylosuccinate synthase: MGKNVVVLGTQWGDEGKGKIVDLLTDKVAAVVRFQGGHNAGHTLVIDGKKTALHLIPSGILRQDVQCLIGNGVVLSPEALLKEVRELEANGVAVRERLKISLACPIILRTHVRIDQARERARGNDKIGTTGRGIGPAYEDKVSRRGVRLGDLCNPADFEEKLREIMSYHNFVLTEYFKEEAEDIDAALAELKQMGEEILPMAADVTDLLHDYRKRGEHILFEGAQGSLLDIDLGTYPYVTSSNTTAGGTATGSGFGPLFLDYVLGITKAYTTRVGSGPFPTELFDEMGQHLAVKGNEVGTTTGRSRRCGWFDAVALRHAIQINSVSGICLTKLDVLDGLETVKVCVGYKTPNGEIFRPPIGCDSYKDIEPVYADLPGWSESTVGLTSIDQLPENAKAYIRFLEEQIEAPIDIISTGPDRIETITLRHPFGE, from the coding sequence TTCCAGGGTGGCCATAACGCCGGCCACACACTGGTGATCGACGGCAAGAAGACCGCTCTGCATCTGATTCCCTCCGGTATCCTGCGTCAGGATGTCCAGTGCCTGATCGGCAACGGTGTGGTCCTGTCTCCGGAAGCCCTGCTCAAGGAAGTCCGGGAGCTGGAAGCCAACGGCGTTGCGGTGCGTGAGCGCCTGAAAATCAGTCTGGCCTGCCCGATCATCCTGCGCACCCACGTCCGCATCGATCAGGCCCGCGAGCGCGCCCGTGGCAACGACAAGATCGGCACCACCGGCCGGGGTATCGGCCCGGCCTACGAGGACAAGGTATCCCGTCGTGGTGTGCGCCTAGGCGACCTGTGCAACCCGGCAGACTTCGAAGAGAAACTGCGGGAGATCATGAGCTACCACAACTTCGTGCTTACCGAGTACTTCAAGGAAGAGGCCGAGGACATCGACGCGGCCCTGGCCGAGCTCAAGCAGATGGGTGAGGAAATCCTGCCCATGGCTGCCGACGTCACCGACCTGCTGCACGACTACCGCAAGCGCGGCGAACACATCCTGTTTGAAGGTGCCCAGGGTTCGCTGCTCGACATCGACCTTGGCACCTATCCGTACGTGACCTCCTCCAACACCACCGCTGGCGGTACCGCCACCGGATCCGGTTTTGGCCCGCTGTTCCTGGATTACGTGCTGGGGATTACCAAGGCCTACACCACCCGTGTCGGTTCCGGTCCGTTCCCGACCGAGCTGTTTGATGAAATGGGCCAGCACCTGGCGGTGAAAGGTAACGAAGTGGGTACCACCACTGGTCGCTCCCGCCGTTGTGGCTGGTTTGACGCCGTGGCCCTGCGCCACGCCATTCAGATCAACAGTGTCTCCGGCATCTGCCTGACCAAGCTGGACGTGCTGGACGGCCTTGAAACCGTCAAGGTATGCGTGGGCTACAAGACGCCGAACGGTGAGATCTTCCGTCCGCCCATCGGCTGCGACAGCTACAAGGACATCGAACCGGTGTATGCGGATCTGCCGGGCTGGAGCGAGAGCACCGTGGGCCTGACCAGCATTGATCAGCTGCCGGAGAACGCCAAGGCGTATATCCGCTTCCTGGAGGAGCAGATCGAGGCACCCATCGACATCATCTCCACCGGTCCCGACCGGATCGAGACGATCACCTTGCGCCATCCCTTCGGCGAGTAA